A region of the Perca flavescens isolate YP-PL-M2 chromosome 15, PFLA_1.0, whole genome shotgun sequence genome:
GGTCTTCATCCCAGCAGTTTTTTATCAGCATAAACAGCTGtatacacaaaaaaagcaaacatacataaacataattttttgtttttttacttgatGTGTCCAAGCAGctttactttgtaaacctaaACCGTCATTCTCTACAATGTTTAACGGCTCTCTTACCTCGACCTCCCTCTCTGATGCACCGTCAAAGTTAAGGTCAGGTCTGAAGAAGTTCGTCCCACTGGGATACTGCACTCTGTAGAGCTTCTCTGAAGGATTAAATGACATTATAATATAATCAATGCGAGCAGGACTTAGAGCTGAGGAAGATCACTGAGTCTGTGGTCGATGTGTGGTCAAATATGTTCCGCATCAACAAGCCTGTCTTGTTTACAGTAACTGGCACAATTTATGTAATAGTGTACCAAATTACCCAGGCCTACCTGCAGGATCAGAGCAGCACTGTGTGTGGAATGGGGTCCACCTCATAACGATCTCATGAGCAATGATGGCATAGCTGTAGACATCGCCTTTTTGAGACACCCCACCTTTACGAAGATGCTCTGGGGCCGTCCACAAgtctgaggagaggagaggagaggaggagaggagaggagaggagaggagaggagctgaGTCTATTTTcagattttagatttttttttttaatggaccTCAGTGAAAAACTCCTTCTCACCTCTGCCTGGGTTCAGGATGGTGTGACAGCCGAAGTCAGTGATCTTGACCACCATGCGGTTGTCGACCACACAGTTGGTCGACTTGAGGCGACCGTGGACCTCGATGTTACTGGAGTGGAGGTATGACATGCCCTGTAGAAGATACACAGCAGCAGGACAGCAGTGACCTGGTTGTTTTTGGTTGTATCACCCTGCTCTCCTTGAAATGCAGTGCAAGTGAGGTAAAAATACATTGAACAGAAAAACTGACTATTACCTTTAAAACGAATCATGACCATGTCCAAAAGGActacatttaaattaattttgcatatggaaaataatttaaaaaaatgtgtcactATTCGTATTGCTTTCCTATTTGGTTAAGTATAGGAATATGTGACATGCccacaaaaaaagcaaacaatacCTTTGCTATGTCATACATGACTGATATCTTAAACTCCATGTCCATGAAGGTTTCATCTGGGTAGGAGATCCTGTCGTTCAGAATGTACTGGGTGAAAAATAAAAGTTCATATTTTATCACTTTCACTACTCCGCTCTGTACTCAGTTACAATGCAACTGTGCAACACTTAATTACTTCACAAGCAtgggcgcgtgtgtgtgcgtgtgtgtgtctgttttactatattcgtggggtccaaaaaccggagaatacagtatacttgtggggtctgcacagccttgtggggaccaaaatgttggaccccacaaggttaaagggctgtttgagggttaagacttggttttaggattagggatagaattaggttatggttagggtgagggtaagggttaaggttaggcatttagttgtgatggttaaggttagggtaaggggctagggaatgcattatgtcaataacgggtccccacaaagatagtgtaacagacttgtgtgtgtgtgtgtgtgtgtgtgtgtgtgtgtgtgtgtgtgtgtgtgtgtgtgtgtgtgtgtatgattacGTGCACAAATATACATGTGAGCAGTAAACATCATTGGACATTATAAAAGGAGGCCACTGAGGAGGCCACTGAGCTTGAAAATGAATTTTAAAGGTAATAAAAGCATATGTTAAAGAAAATACAGATGAAGATAAGAGCAAGAAGATTACAAattaaaactaatgacaaaataaCTGTTACTATGACAAAAAGCAAGGTCTCTATAGATGCATTTCAGTCAGCCAGGTTGTAAAAtacaagaccaaaacaaatgtaTAACTAGTAGAGATCACTTAGTCTTTATAACTAAAtattgttatttaaataaaataaatacattgcaTAAGACTATATCTTGAGATACATGTTCCAAGTATTTCATTCAAGTAACCTAGCAGCTCTGATGAAATAGCAAAAGTTCTAAAAGGTCCTATATCTCACGATGTTGATCAATTTTGTGGATCCGCAGGAAAAAAATAGATCCGGCAGGATCTGACTTATGCATGCAGGGCTATGCAAAACAGAGTGTGAGTGATGGTCTGCTCTTACCCTGAGGGAGCCCCTCTGACAGAGCTCAAACACCCCAAACACTCCGTACTCAAACTTCACCGTCCCGTAGAACTTGGTCAGGTTGTAGTAATCTATGCGCAGCAGCTGAAACATGAAGAGGAGGCGAGGAAGGGGTCGGGAGGGATAGGGAGGTTGGACAGAAAGGGTTTTAAAAAGATTTTGGCAGCATACTTGTCCTGCTATGACATCACAAACATCTCAAAGCTCATACAGACATTAATGTGGagctgagagaggagagaaaggcaGAGGTAGGGCCAAAGAATTGGCATAACAGTGGTGTCTTACAGTGTTAAGCTCAATCCTCTGGTCCTCGGTGAAGTCTCCGTCCGTGTGCTTCAGCTCTTTCAAGATCACAGGCTGAAGAATGCAAAGAAATAACACACTTGCTGAGACAAAATACAAGATcatgtctttcttttccttttttgtcaTGTCTATATTGCTAAATTGATAATTAGAAGTTGGACTGTTGGTACCTTTTTGTCATAGCGGCCTTGGTGAGTGAAGAAGGTGCTGTCCTTCCTCTTATCTTCATCAATctgttacatacacacacatacatttatagACACActagtctgacttaatgtccttATCTGTGATCTCATCAAATTTCAAGAACACAATACTCTTTAGCAGCTGCAACAGTGATGCTGATAATTCTCCTTGCCCCGATAACTGTGAAAAATGCACTCACAAAACTTTACAGGTGTCAAATCAAAAGTGTGTGGTCCAAGCAAGGGCGCTCTAAGTAGGGTATAGTAAGTAGGGAAGGGGGCATTGACCCCCCAACCCAATTTGGCATCGcggctgttttttttcccatcccgaGATGGTGTGCAGTTTTTACAAGATTTAATTTGCCTTCAGGGGAGCATAACACTTGGTTTGTGTACCTCCAAAAAATCAGGCTACAGACGGCAGCTTAGTGTATTCCTAAACATTGGCattatataattttatatatatctgGATTATTATGAACAGTGTCAAACATTATCATCGCTCATCATAGAAAAGGTTGCCGTATATCTGTATCTAAAATgcaggaaacagctgattgatgAGGCTGTTTACCTTCAGAGAGACCTCCTTCTCATCCAGCGGACCAATCAGATGAGGGTTGATGTGAGACCACCTCTTCTGCAAAAGACGCTGTTTCCTGTTCTGCCTAACATTaatcgcacacacacaaacacacaaacacacacacacacacacacacacacacacacacacacacacacacacacacacacacacacacacacacagtaaatacacacataatgAGCATAGGAGATATTTGTGGGGTAATTCTTTTGCTTTCAGAGTGCATCCCATCACTACATTTATACAACAGCATTATAACCTAATGTAAACATGGACGAAATCTCTAATTCTTCCTATGTTTCAGTTTACTGAGTGCACTTAAAACCGcctgttgtgaaaaaaaaacacctttgttACTGACAATTCACACTCTTGTCAGAACTGTTGTATCTTCCTGTTCTCCGAATATAGCTGATGCTAAAATTCTGCATGTAGCACGTGTGATACATCTGAGATACATGCATGCTGTTTACCTGTAGAAGATGAGAGCGACGGCTGTCACCACGACAACACTGACACTCAGAACGATCACAATCACATCCTGCAAATTTAAGTCTGgaagcacataaacacacacccacacacacaaagcattaACAGCGGCATTAACAAAAAAGGTTTTACATCCGTAAGCGAGAATAATTTCTATAATTCGTAATATTACCATTTGGATTTTTTGGCACATCAGGAGGCAGATGACCATTCCAGCGCAGGGCGGGGTTTGGGTCTGTCattatggttttattttgtgatGTGTCAAACACTAACAGGGTTTTGtactggagagagaaaaagagacaacgtaaaaaaaaaaaaacttatgcATTGACTGTGTGAACTGCTGAACTGACAGTAGTCTCACCTCGCCAGTGACAGTTGATGTGTAAATAAAAGAGAAGTTAACATCTCTGTCACCATACTCATCAATGACATAGTGTCCCCCCATACCTATttgaagaaaacacacacacacacacacacacataccacaacAACATAGATAGCATTGTTAATTTCTCAGCTACAATTTGTTTTATTGCAGAATTGCCTCCAAAAATCTGCAAAAATAATGAGTAGTTTTTATGTCTTTGCTTTGGCtttgaaaattattaaaaagttcaaatttaTAAACATTATCTGACCAGAAAAATTGAACATAAAATTTCAAATACACCTGCAAATAATAAGTTTTTGCATACTCAATTATCAAAAACAGTTGCCAATCCAATCAATTATCAAACTCATTTAAATACAAGCATCACAAAAGTTTAATAGTATTGCAATTGCAATCCAGGAGAATTTTGGCAACTCAGATGGCACCTTCAAGGACACCAGTCAATTTGGTAGTGTCTAGCATTAAGTTTGCTTTTCATCTAATCTCACATTGCCAAACCTGCGTCCCGTCACTCTCATGAAGGCAAATTTCAGGAGTTGAGACATCCTCGTACTtagctaaaggagacttttcaAATTATCTCATGACTGCAAAAGTTAacaattagtgctgtcaaacgattataaaatgtaatcgtgattaatcgcattaatgtcatagttaactcgcaattaatcgcacatttttatctattctaaatgtcccttgatttctttttgtcccattattttttctcattttaatgcccttatcaacatggaaaagtggatcggcttgctttgtgcttttgtcgcctggctttgacgagggggcggagaattcacatcagctgtgttctcggccatcagctgtgtgctcggccaccagctgtgtgctcggccaccagctgtgtgctcggccaccagctgtgtgctcggccaccAGCTGTGTGCTCGCTGTGTGTTTAGTTTCCAgcctagctagatccggtgtggtgttgtagtttttctaacgttactagttgttgcaacagcatgtgaaaaaaattacaaagtttgctaggccaaaaagaacgttaatatCGCGATAAAATAATTGACGCTGTTAAAATTGGTTTGcattaacgccgttaataacgcgtttaactgacagcactagtaacAATAAAACTAACCATAAAACAACGcagtttattacatttattttgtgttgtaattctgcCTCCCATTGTGTTGCTAACCTTGAGTCGTCACTCATCATACGCACCGTCAAAGGAGGCGTTTCCAAAAGGGCTGTCACTCAGAGGCACAATAGGGGATCCCGTGTTATTTGGTTGACTGAGCATTTTCTCTCTGAGCACTTTGCCCAACAACAGAGCTCCATCATGATACCCAGCCACGTAGTCATTTATCTTAAATAGAAAGATAGACAAAGAAAAGTCAAAGATTTATGCAAGAACCCCTTCACAGTCTTGTTGAAGTTGCTGCTCACCGTGTTGTTGAATGATGATTGTGCTCCAAAGCTGTAGTTCCTCTTTGGCAGAGTGATCACCAGTACATCTTCCATACCCTTACTGGATGTTTTGTTGACATAATACTCAGGGCTAGAGGAAGGTGAAGGGTGTCACTGTGAACAGTGTTACTTCTATACATTCAAAATGTAACATATTTAGAGGTTTTAGAGTATAatattctgattctgaacagaaaaatactttgcacatctatTACATGAGACAGGTGCGTAAGAGAGGGACGAGTAGGTCAAAAGTTGGAATGAAactggtgaaaaataaaaaatcataaaaaatggTGAAATCATAGACTTACTTGTAAAGATCAAGGAGAATGAACATGATGTCCTCATCAATCGGGCCCGCCTTCTCCTTTATTGTAACAATGTCGTCAATTCCCCCACATAAGatgaaaactgaaataaataatcaatCAGTTTCACTTAAACAGGAATGGAAATGTTTGAGCTGTATGTACATTTAACATAACTCTTTTTAAGCCCTTGTTACAGTATTTCAATATTACTATCTAGGCCTAGAAATACACAGCTGACTATCCCTGTAACAATTTGTTCCACTCCATGTATGCTAATGTTGTGACTGTTCTGATTAGATATATTAGATTATGTTTTTATAAGTCAACATAGTTGAACTGGTTAATGGACTGAGATGCATTAAGGGGTGACCATGCCTTTACTGTTGCGGCCCATAGACTGTGAAACAGTCCCAATCAGATCTGCCCCCTCTATTGACTCTTTTAAGTTCAAGCTGAAAACACACTTTTAATCACGAGTGTTTCTATCCTCCTGATGTGCCTGATTTCTGTTTTGGTATGCATTTGCCTATGAGCTGTTTATTTGTGCCTATAAGCTGCATgcattgtagtttattttgttttttctttattgtgaTTTTAGCTACCTCTGTGTGTACAGGACTTTGGTCAATGTGGGTTGTTATTAAATGTGCTTTTGAAAGACATTATGtaagtcaaacaaacaaaatacgcACTGttgctgcttctttttttggggggggtaaGTTCCTTCTCTAGCTCAGCTTCCCCACGCAGCATCACTCTCTTCGTCCCTTTGGTAAAGTTGGCAGAGGCTGCTTCCAATGCGTTAATGTACCTGTGGCAAAAGCAAGGCGATACAACAAACAAAGTGACACATGCTGTAGCGCTGAATGAAGCTCAATCAAGTGAATTGCAGCCTGTGTTGGCTCACCAGAAGCAGTCCTCAGTTGCGTTAATGGTCTTCTTGTAGACATAGACATGCTCCCAAGGAGCTTCCTTAAATGGCAAGATTTCCCTCATAAAGTTGATTAATAAGTCTGAGATCTTGCGTGCCGGAGGCAGAATTCGGGTCAGTTTGGGCTTATAGTCACATGAGAGGCCGAAGCTCCCAGCAGAGATGATTGGAACGCTCAGGGTTAGGCCAATTTCCTCACTGAGGCCGATAAGGGGGTGAAAAGTTTACAGTCAGTCAGCTGTTTGCTCGTGTATaattaaagagaaacagagtcATACTCACTCCACTAACTGGAAGGTGGCATAAGTGCAGGAAGGCCCCAGCATTACGCATCCAACATCACCTTTAAGCTGTAGAAAGATACAGTACATGCAGTTATTCTGTCATCAAAGAAGTGTTGTAGGTGTGTCACTTACTGTGTGAAACCACAGCACCACCACTGCCAAGGGTCAGACACTATACTTAAAGAGGAAACTAAAGAAAAAACTAGAAGCTCAACATACAGCATCCTGTGGCTGACCCTATTTAGGGTGCTATTGATGGAGATATTTGCATCTCTTCTCTCTACTACTAAAATGGCAAACCCTGTAATGGTGATCAGCATAACACAGAAATGTGCAATCCCTTGAATCTTGCAGTAGCTCAGTTTTGTTTGTTGAGAAATGACAAAGGAGGGCAAAGATAAGAGAGAAACACTTAAATGTAAACACTCTTTAGGCATCACATCCTTTGACCACACTCACATGCAGCATCTTGAGTATTGCCACTCCCTCACAGGTGCTGCTCCCACAGCCCTGTCGGTTGTATATGGTGGTGTCAAACCCGCTGTAGTTAGCCGTCAACTTAAAGTCTAAACCTTGGGTCATGGGAAGAAAATAGGAGTTATTACTGGTGTTAATTTAGCATTTGATTTAACGAATTACAAAAATGCTGAATATTACAGTTTCATTTGGTAGTAAGATGACTAGCTTCTGACAAAAGGATGGCAGTAAGAGTAGAGCTCATCGTGGGTTATGACCGTAAATAATAACTCATATTAGCTGTTTATTCCCGTCAAATGCATGTTTGGTTGACAAGTTACACTTTCATTTCCAAAAATGGATTTAAAGCATTTGAGAAAAGGAGTTTATGCTAATGTTTCCCAACTGAAGGTCAGGATCCCTCAAGCCCTCTCGAGATTTATAGAGCGGGTATAAAGGAGTTTTGGAACCACTGCGTAGCCTAGTGCTGTATTTAGCTGTGTTTATCTTTCAGTTACTTATGAATAGTCCACATTTGAACCGATCAATACCTTGGTCTCATTTAAGCAGCATTGTTACTGCCAATATCAAACCAAACATTTGAAAGGAATACTTTGCTGTCTTACTGTAATATAGATGAAAAGTTTGAACACAGTTTCTGTATTTTCAGGAGAGGGATTAATCTGAGACGATTTGTAGCCTAGCTCAGCACAAACACTGAAAATAGCCAGAAAAGGTCATGTTTACGTGTTCTATCTTTTTGAGTGTGTAGAACAGGACTTCTGGGATATCCAGCTGTTAATGGTTAGTTTGATACTTTGTTACATctatatgttttatttctatagctACACAGTTCAGTTACAAGAGATGAAATGTAACAGGAAGGCTGCATTGACTTCTTTTAAGTGTACCatataacatgtttttgtgtcctcTATGCACCTGTAGGATTGGGTATCAAACCCAAAATAGTGTTGAAACCTGTCAAGTACTGACTGGCATTCAATGCcaggtctttttttaaattctttattACTTCTCTGTTTGTCTATTCGTGCTGTAGCGGTACCAGTAACGTTACTTGAAGCAGCCAAAAAGGAAGTTTCAGCAATAACATCTCACATTTTAACTTCCCATAGGGCTGTTCTGGCTGGCAAATTGGCTAGCTTGCCATTTGCATATTAGTTTATCAGTAACACTATGAAGCAAACAACGCCAGATTTATGAAGCGTAGCTAAGTTATAGCAGAGACGGTATAGAGGATCTTTGGTTCTAAGCTAGCTGGCTCACTAACCTTAGCTTATTTTTCCACTAACGATATCGCTAGCAAAATACAATCTGAGTAGACAGCTAGCTACAATAACAGTTACTTGGCTAGTTGGCCAAAATAATGCAGTTcacttaaagctacagtgcgtagtttctgccccccccatgaggaattctaaataatgacaacaaaactgtaggtgtgtccacatgatacaagccacaatcttctgaacatagccatactgagaaatacagagagagttgtgtggagctgatagtcttattTAGCTGTGTAGCAACTTATTTGGCAATgccttgaatgtaacagacgttcattaatatgaaaaatttacgcactaaagctttaacgtCACCATTGTCAACGATGATTTTCTGAAAATTTCACATAGTAGCCTACCTTTAAACTctcacaaattaaataaataaatgttttccttTAGAGGCTTGCTGAAATTTCCAATGTAATCCTCTTCAGGG
Encoded here:
- the gucy2ca gene encoding heat-stable enterotoxin receptor — protein: MYSSHSLPYLGVLIMAVVANQMLEDCLKRNYTMNVVVLEDNNYAWSRPFVQAAVEEAIEVDWQENLKHGLDFKLTANYSGFDTTIYNRQGCGSSTCEGVAILKMLHLKGDVGCVMLGPSCTYATFQLVDEEIGLTLSVPIISAGSFGLSCDYKPKLTRILPPARKISDLLINFMREILPFKEAPWEHVYVYKKTINATEDCFWYINALEAASANFTKGTKRVMLRGEAELEKELTPPKKRSSNIFILCGGIDDIVTIKEKAGPIDEDIMFILLDLYNPEYYVNKTSSKGMEDVLVITLPKRNYSFGAQSSFNNTINDYVAGYHDGALLLGKVLREKMLSQPNNTGSPIVPLSDSPFGNASFDGMGGHYVIDEYGDRDVNFSFIYTSTVTGEYKTLLVFDTSQNKTIMTDPNPALRWNGHLPPDVPKNPNDLNLQDVIVIVLSVSVVVVTAVALIFYRQNRKQRLLQKRWSHINPHLIGPLDEKEVSLKIDEDKRKDSTFFTHQGRYDKKPVILKELKHTDGDFTEDQRIELNTLLRIDYYNLTKFYGTVKFEYGVFGVFELCQRGSLRYILNDRISYPDETFMDMEFKISVMYDIAKGMSYLHSSNIEVHGRLKSTNCVVDNRMVVKITDFGCHTILNPGRDLWTAPEHLRKGGVSQKGDVYSYAIIAHEIVMRWTPFHTQCCSDPAEKLYRVQYPSGTNFFRPDLNFDGASEREVELFMLIKNCWDEDPERRPDFKRIELSLGKIFSNLHNQASETYMDNLIRRLQMYSRTLERLVEERTSLYKAERDRADRLNFMLLPGPVVKSLKETGRVEPELFEEVTIYFSDIVGFTTLCHYSTPMEVVDMLNDIYKNFDSILDHHDVYKVETIGDAYMVASGLPKRNGDRHAVDIAHMALDMLAFVGTFELLHLPGIPLWIRIGVHSGPCAAGVVGNKMPRYCLFGDTVNTASRMESTGLPLRIHVSQSTINTLQRTDCKFEYEKRGETYLKGKGKEVTYWLTGVTGGKYNLPTPPTAENFKRLQQDLAEMIVSSLKNREDGSDSFKKRKTLSTKVRRRETSGSLQGDSPPEYFHLAVTDNPVTYL